A section of the Lynx canadensis isolate LIC74 chromosome A1, mLynCan4.pri.v2, whole genome shotgun sequence genome encodes:
- the TLX3 gene encoding T-cell leukemia homeobox protein 3, translated as MTQSLSGPRTLGKVSVQREAPGAPWPRRNRDPAASPPSPAQPFRPPRMEAPASAQTPHPHEPISFGIDQILNSPDQDSAPAPRGPDGASYLGGPPGGRPGATYPSLPASFAGLGAPFEDPGSYSVNLSLAPAGVIRVPAHRPLPGAVPPPLPSALPAMPSVPTVSSLGGLNFPWMESSRRFVKDRFTAAAALTPFTVTRRIGHPYQNRTPPKRKKPRTSFSRVQICELEKRFHRQKYLASAERAALAKSLKMTDAQVKTWFQNRRTKWRRQTAEEREAERQQASRLMLQLQHDAFQKSLNDSIQPDPLCLHNSSLFALQNLQPWEEDSSKVPAVTSLV; from the exons ATGACACAGAGCCTGTCGGGCCCGCGCACTCTTGGCAAAGTTTCAGTGCAACGAGAGGCGCCGGGCGCTCCATGGCCGCGCCGTAACAGGGACCCAGCCGCCTccccgcccagcccagcccagcccttccGCCCGCCCAGGATGGAGGCGCCCGCCAGCGCGCAGACCCCGCACCCGCACGAGCCCATCAGCTTCGGCATCGACCAGATCCTCAACAGCCCGGACCAGGACAGCGCACCGGCCCCGCGGGGCCCCGACGGCGCCAGCTACCTGGGAGGGCCCCCCGGGGGCCGTCCGGGCGCCACATACCCGTCTCTGCCCGCCTCCTTTGCCGGCCTCGGCGCGCCCTTCGAGGACCCGGGATCTTACAGTGTCAACCTGAGCCTGGCGCCCGCCGGAGTGATCCGAGTGCCAGCGCACAGGCCGCTGCCCGGGGCCGTGCCACCGCCTCTGCCTAGCGCGCTGCCCGCCATGCCCTCCGTGCCCACGGTCTCCAGCCTGGGCGGCCTCAATTTTCCCTGGATGGAGAGCAGCCGCCGCTTCGTGAAAGACCGCTTCACAG CGGCGGCGGCGCTCACGCCCTTCACCGTGACCCGGCGCATCGGCCACCCCTACCAGAACAGGACACCGCCCAAGCGTAAGAAGCCGCGCACGTCCTTTTCTCGGGTGCAGATCTGCGAGCTGGAAAAGCGCTTCCACCGCCAGAAGTACCTGGCCTCCGCCGAGAGGGCGGCGCTCGCCAAGTCCCTCAAAATGACGGACGCGCAGGTCAAGACCTGGTTCCAAAACCGGAGGACCAAATGGCG GCGGCAGACGGCGGAGGAGCGGGAGGCGGAGCGGCAGCAGGCGAGCCGGCTCATGCTGCAGCTGCAACACGACGCCTTCCAAAAGAGCCTCAACGACTCCATCCAGCCCGACCCTCTCTGTCTGCACAACTCGTCGCTGTTTGCTCTGCAGAATCTGCAGCCCTGGGAGGAGGACAGCTCCAAGGTCCCCGCCGTCACTTCTCTGGTGTGA